The genomic region TTCTACTGAAGAGGTAAAAGGTCTGTTACCATTAACAACCATAAAAAGTTCATGATCAGCGTTTTTTAAGTGTTTAGAGTATCTACCTAACACAACTGACCCATCGTCCCCACCAACATCAAACACAGAAACACTATCATTTTTTTCAAATGCTGATAAAACTTCTGGTGGAAGGGCAGGCAAATCTGCTTGCGCTAGGTGTTTATTAAATATAACCTTAACTCCGCTGTTTTCTAGCTTTTTAGTATTATCTCTAGCCCTGAAGTAAGGATTTACTATATCCAAATCTACGATAGATACATCATGCTTTTTAGCAAGATCAATGCTGTAGTTTACTGAGACTTGCGTCTTACCACTACCATACTCTCCACAAAAGATATAAACTTTCATACTAACCTTTATAAGTCTGGGCTTGTTCTTTGCCTTGTAGAACTCGAAGCCCACCTTCTGCAAGAGCTAACATCTCATCTTCACCTGGATAAACCATAACTTTGCCGATAAACTCAACTCTATCGTTTATCCACTTGACTAGGCCTTTGTCATAAGCAAGTCCTCCAGTAAGAACAATACCATCGACTTCTCCTTTTAGTACCGCTGCACAACTCCCTATTTCTTTTGCTACTTGATATGCCATTGCTTCATAAACCAAGGCAGCTTTCTCATCGCCTTTATCAACCATTTCTTGGATTTCTCTACCGTCATTTGAACCTAGGTAGGCAACAAGTCCACCTTTACCAGTAATTTTCTTTTTAATCTCCTCTTGAGTGAACTTACCAGAGAAGCATAACTTAACTAAATCTCCTACCGGCAAACCTCCACTACGTTCTGGTGAAAATGGGCCCTCGCCGTCTAAAGCGTTATTTACGTCTATTACTCTACCACCTTTGTGAGCGCCGACAGAAACACCGCCACCCATATGGGCAACTATTAAGTTAAAGTCTTGATACTCTCCACCTAAATCTTCAGCTGCTCTTCTAGCTACAGCCTTTTGGTTTAATGCGTGTAGAATACTTTTACGTTCAAGTTCTGGCATTCCAGATATCCTTGCAACATCTTCCATTTCATCAACCACTACAGGGTCAACGATGTATGCAGGGATATTAAGCTGTTTCGCTACCTCGTTTGCGATAATTCCACCTAAATTCGAAGCATGTTGGCCTAATATACCTACCTTTAGGTCTTCTAGCATTTTTTCGTTTACTTCATAAGTTCCCCCAGCCATTGGTGCTAGCAAACCACCTCTACCAACAACTGCTGATAACTTACTTAAGTTAATCCCTTGGTTATCTAGGCTGTTTAAGATTACTTCTTTTCTAAACTCATATTGGTCAATAATTGAATCAAATTTGCCAACTTCCTCCGCACTATGACGCAAAGTCTCTTCGTAAAGTGGATTGTCACCTTCAAATACTGCAATTTTGGTGGAGGTAGAACCCGGATTAATTGTTAATATTCTATTTGCTTCTGTCATTAAACGTACCTCCTTTTAGTAATGGAGAGTTGACAGTTAGTCAACTCTCCTAACTTAATTTATTTGTTTAAGAAAGTGCTTTTTACTCTTCCTAGGTTTTCAATTCTTTCTTCTGCCATTTTGTCAGCAGCTTTGTAAGAAGGAATGTTGTCTCTCTTAGCGATTTCGTATACTTTTTTGATGTTGTCATAAATTGTTGCAATTTTTTCCATCGCTCTTGCTTCGTTATATCCTTTTACTTCATCAGCCACGTTCATAAGGCCACCAGCGTTAATTACATAGTCTGGAGCGTAAAGAATTCCTTTTTCATGGATAATATCTCCATGACGCTCTTCTTTAAGAACATTATTAGCAGCACCAGCGATGATTTTACACTTAAATTGTGGGATAGTGTCATCGTTAACAGTAGCACCTAGTGCTGTAGGAGCATAAATATCACACTCTACACCATAAATTGCGTCAGGCTCTACTACCTCTGCACCAAACTCATTTACTACTCTATCTATAGCTTCCTGGTTAATGTCAGAAACAATTAGCTTTGCACCAGCTTCATGAAGATGCTTACATAAGTAGTAACCAACTTTACCAACACCTTGAACTGCTACTACTTTACCTTCTAGGCTGTCAGAACCCCAAGCTTCGTTAGCACTTGCTAAGATGCCTCTAAATGTACCGTAAGCAGTTTTTGGAGATGGGTCTCCACTAGAACCATGAGATTCAGATACACCTGTAACATGATCTGTTTCTTCTTTTACGATATCTAGGTCTGCTACTCCAGTTCCAACGTCAGCAGCTGTGATGTAGCGGCCATTTAAACTTTGTACATAGCGACCAAAAGCTCTCCATAACTCTTCAGACTTATCAGTGTTAGGATCACCCCAAATAACTGTTTTACCGCCACCTAGGTTTAGGCCAGCAGCTGCAGCTTTGTATGTCATACCTTTCGCTAGTCTTAGTGCATCTTCGATTGCTTCTTCTTCAGTGTCGTAGTTCCACATTCTAGTACCACCTAAAGCAGGTCCTAGTGTAGTGTCGTGAATCGCGATGATAGCTTTTAAACCAGATGTTTTGTCATGGCAAAGAACTAATTGCTCATAGTCGTAAGTTTCCATGTACTTAAAGATTTTCATAATAAATCCTCCCTTAATTTAAATGTTTTAAATTTATACTAACGCTAGCATTTACCTAGCGATTAGCGGCTACTAACACACCTAAAGCAATTGCATTAAGTTTAGCTTGATGGGTGTCTGCTCTAGATGTCAGAACTACCGGAGCTTTTGCCCCCGCGATAACTCCAGCTGTTTCAGCTTTTGCAAAATAAACCATAGATTTATATAGAACATTTCCTGCATCTATATTTGGAACAAGCAAAATATCTGCGTTTCCTGCCACTTCGCTTTCAATACCTTTATGCGCTGCAGCTTCCGCTGAGACTGCGTTATCTAAAGCCAGCGGACCATCTACAATAGCATCTTTAATTTGCCCTCTTTGTGCCATTTGAGAAAGTGCTGCGGCATCTAGGCAAGGTTGCATATCAGGGTTAACAACTTCAACTGCCGCTAATGGTGCGACTTTTGGAACCTCAATACCTAAAGCTTTAGCAACTTCAACTGCATTTTGAGTTATTTGCATTTTTTGCTTCAAATCTGGGGCGATATTCATAGCACC from Proteinivorax hydrogeniformans harbors:
- a CDS encoding ATP-binding protein, encoding MKVYIFCGEYGSGKTQVSVNYSIDLAKKHDVSIVDLDIVNPYFRARDNTKKLENSGVKVIFNKHLAQADLPALPPEVLSAFEKNDSVSVFDVGGDDGSVVLGRYSKHLKNADHELFMVVNGNRPFTSSVEGIRELKDRIERLSKLKVTGLINNTNVGELTEAEQVLEGEKLTLKAGQELNIPVIFTAVRKDMISEVEGELSTKAFPLDIEYKLPW
- the buk gene encoding butyrate kinase, which encodes MTEANRILTINPGSTSTKIAVFEGDNPLYEETLRHSAEEVGKFDSIIDQYEFRKEVILNSLDNQGINLSKLSAVVGRGGLLAPMAGGTYEVNEKMLEDLKVGILGQHASNLGGIIANEVAKQLNIPAYIVDPVVVDEMEDVARISGMPELERKSILHALNQKAVARRAAEDLGGEYQDFNLIVAHMGGGVSVGAHKGGRVIDVNNALDGEGPFSPERSGGLPVGDLVKLCFSGKFTQEEIKKKITGKGGLVAYLGSNDGREIQEMVDKGDEKAALVYEAMAYQVAKEIGSCAAVLKGEVDGIVLTGGLAYDKGLVKWINDRVEFIGKVMVYPGEDEMLALAEGGLRVLQGKEQAQTYKG
- a CDS encoding Glu/Leu/Phe/Val dehydrogenase, which codes for MKIFKYMETYDYEQLVLCHDKTSGLKAIIAIHDTTLGPALGGTRMWNYDTEEEAIEDALRLAKGMTYKAAAAGLNLGGGKTVIWGDPNTDKSEELWRAFGRYVQSLNGRYITAADVGTGVADLDIVKEETDHVTGVSESHGSSGDPSPKTAYGTFRGILASANEAWGSDSLEGKVVAVQGVGKVGYYLCKHLHEAGAKLIVSDINQEAIDRVVNEFGAEVVEPDAIYGVECDIYAPTALGATVNDDTIPQFKCKIIAGAANNVLKEERHGDIIHEKGILYAPDYVINAGGLMNVADEVKGYNEARAMEKIATIYDNIKKVYEIAKRDNIPSYKAADKMAEERIENLGRVKSTFLNK
- the ptb gene encoding phosphate butyryltransferase, producing the protein MIKTIKGIIEEAKNVKKQTLAVAAAEDKEVLGAVTESVELGIVEAILVGDKAAIEQIATAQGYNLDKVEIIDEKNKVSAARKAVELVSSKKADLVMKGLLGTADILRAVLDKEIGLRTGKVLSHVAALEVNGYDRLFLLTDGAMNIAPDLKQKMQITQNAVEVAKALGIEVPKVAPLAAVEVVNPDMQPCLDAAALSQMAQRGQIKDAIVDGPLALDNAVSAEAAAHKGIESEVAGNADILLVPNIDAGNVLYKSMVYFAKAETAGVIAGAKAPVVLTSRADTHQAKLNAIALGVLVAANR